The following proteins are co-located in the Apium graveolens cultivar Ventura chromosome 5, ASM990537v1, whole genome shotgun sequence genome:
- the LOC141661057 gene encoding uncharacterized protein LOC141661057, whose translation MTTEKTKLKEGALGLNYPMLARSNYTAWSLKMKTFMKAHGVWDAVEISKGDEIAVDEKHDQIALAVIYQSIPEDILLSVAEKKTAKEAWEAIRTMCQGADRVKKAKVQTLKSEFETLRMKESDQLDDFCMKLNGLVTNIRALGEGISESYVVKRLLRAMPGKYLQIVSTIEQFGDFEKMTVEEAVGSLKAHEERIRGQNDGGGGQLMLTEEEWSKKRKYGWKIIVD comes from the coding sequence ATGACTACGGAAAAGACAAAGCTGAAAGAGGGAGCACTGGGTTTGAACTATCCTATGTTGGCCAGGAGTAATTATACTGCATGGTCCCTGAAAATGAAGACCTTCATGAAGGCGCATGGCGTGTGGGACGCTGTGGAGATCAGCAAAGGAGATGAAATTGCTGTTGATGAGAAGCACGACCAGATCGCTCTCGCTGtgatatatcaaagtatacctgAGGATATCTTATTATCCGTGGCTGAGAAGAAGACTGCAAAAGAGGCGTGGGAAGCGATAAGGACTATGTGTCAAGGTGCGGATCGTGTGAAGAAAGCCAAGGTTCAGACCTTGAAGAGCGAGTTTGAAACTCTGCGGATGAAGGAGTCAGATCAACTGGATGATTTCTGCATGAAATTAAATGGATTGGTGACAAATATCCGAGCTCTGGGTGAGGGAATTTCTGAAAGCTATGTTGTGAAGAGACTGCTTCGTGCAATGCCGGGCAAGTATCTGCAAATTGTGTCTACAATTGAGCAGTTCGGAGACTTTGAAAAGATGACCGTCGAAGAGGCCGTTGGATCGCTGAAAGCACACGAGGAACGGATCAGAGGCCAGAATGATGGTGGAGGAGGACAACTAATGCTTACTGAGGAGGAATGGTCGAAAAAGAGAAAATACGGGTGGAAAATTATTGTTGACTAG
- the LOC141661058 gene encoding uncharacterized protein LOC141661058 produces MAKFYALNLLPFLTILILLSSISATISYESSDQQIDKVIESLRCNSNYETFSCDGNFKIWIKLLEQSKGRLNIPVNATMFAPNDAALSQLGYISPHLIPYHISPSLHDLYDLKPLSLLPTLVPWKTILITSTLPSRIKIDNAIITRPYIYLSRQLVVHGINHILDLHPQRSSMPPLLRAHNVFEGGSSPAPAPARAPASA; encoded by the coding sequence ATGGCCAAATTCTACGCTTTAAATCTCCTTCCTTTCCTAACAATCCTCATCCTCCTCTCATCTATCTCTGCAACTATATCTTATGAATCTTCCGATCAACAAATAGACAAGGTAATTGAATCTCTACGTTGCAATAGCAACTACGAGACGTTTAGTTGCGATGGCAACTTCAAGATATGGATCAAATTGTTAGAGCAATCAAAGGGCAGACTCAATATCCCAGTAAACGCCACAATGTTTGCACCTAACGATGCTGCCCTCTCGCAATTAGGCTATATAAGCCCTCATCTGATTCCTTACCACATTAGCCCGTCATTACACGATCTTTACGACTTAAAACCCTTATCTCTCCTTCCAACACTAGTTCCTTGGAAAACTATTCTAATCACCAGCACTCTACCTTCGAGAATTAAGATCGATAATGCAATTATCACGCGTCCTTATATATATCTTTCCCGCCAGCTTGTTGTTCATGGAATTAACCACATCCTTGATTTACACCCACAACGATCAAGTATGCCGCCACTTTTGCGTGCACACAATGTTTTTGAAGGCGGGAGTTCTCCCGCGCCAGCACCCGCAAGGGCACCAGCATCGGCATAG